A stretch of Hirundo rustica isolate bHirRus1 chromosome 22, bHirRus1.pri.v3, whole genome shotgun sequence DNA encodes these proteins:
- the NPPA gene encoding natriuretic peptides A, with product MDTKGSFFCGFLLLLLIQLQSSRANPIYSLSPAKELASMEALLERLEDKIAMIEALESNPDLQEPKTQEEILSELVDDSDNQKAEPRLAPNTPLSYRDPFLKRLRGLQMPRMMRDSGCFGRRIDRIGSLSGMGCNGESCLSHFTEQHRPCPCHGTGKEQLLI from the exons ATGGACACTAAAGGCTCATTTTTCTGTGGCTTCCTCTTGCTGCTTCTCATCCAGCTCCAGTCCAGCAGAGCCAACCCTATCTACAGCCTCAGCCCTGCCAAAGAACTAGCCAGCATGGAG GCTCTGCTGGAGAGACTGGAGGATAAAATTGCAATGATCGAAGCCCTGGAGTCCAATCCTGACCTGCAAGAACCCAAAACCCAGGAGGAGATCCTGTCAGAACTCGTTGATGACAGTGACAATCAGAAGGCTGAACCGAGGCTTGCACCCAACACCCCTCTGTCCTACAGGGACCCCTTCCTCAAGAGGCTGAGGGGGCTGCAGATGCCCAGGATGATGAGAGATTCTGGCTGTTTTGGGAGGAGGATTGACCGGATCGGCTCCCTGAGCGGGATGGGCTGCAATGGTGAGTCCTGTCTAAGCCATTTCACTGAACAGCACAGACCGTGTCCATGCCatgggacagggaaggagcagcttcTCATTTAA